A genomic region of Primulina huaijiensis isolate GDHJ02 unplaced genomic scaffold, ASM1229523v2 scaffold14403, whole genome shotgun sequence contains the following coding sequences:
- the LOC140965800 gene encoding valine--tRNA ligase, mitochondrial 1-like isoform X1, whose protein sequence is MESKELTQKELDNKKKKEEKAREKELKKLKAAQKTEAAKLQAQQAANDPKPVKKKNSRREVEEENPEDYKDPETTLGEKKKLSSQMAKTYNPNAVESTWYEWWEKSKFFEADAKSSNKPFVIVLPPPNVTGALHIGHALTAAIQDTIIRWRRMSGYNTLWVPGMDHAGIATQVVVEKKIMRETKMTRHDVGREAFVNEVWKWKNEHGGTILKQLRCLGASLDWSRECFTMDEKRSMAVTEAFVRLYKEGLIYRDLRLVNWDCVLRTAISDIEVEYIEIKERTPLRVPGYQKPVEFGVLTSFAYPLEGGLGEIVVATTRVETMLGDTAIAIHPNDTRYSHVHGKFAIHPFNGRKLPIVCDAVLVDMNFGTGAVKITPAHDPNDFDVGKRHNLEFINIFSDDGKINSNGGPEFVGMPRFEARVALIEALKEKGLYRGDKNNEMRLGICSRSNDVVEPLIKPQWYVNCKSMAQQGLDAVMDGTNPKMEIIPKQYVAEWKRWLENIRDWCISRQLWWGHRVPAWYAMLDDDELKELGAYNDHWVVARNEEEAYEEASKIFTGKNFQLFHDPDVLDTWFSSGLFPISVLGWPDDTDDLKAFYPTSVLETGHDILFFWVARMVMLGMKLGGDVPFGKVYLHPMIRDAHGRKMSKSLGNVIDPLEVINGVTLKDLHKRLEEGNLDPSELKTAKEGQVKDFPNGIPECGADALRFALVSYTAQSDKINLDIQRVVGYRQWCNKLWNATRFAMSKLGDDYIPPAKIVPAAMPFSCKWILSMLNKAISKSVVSLDSYEFSDAASAVYSWWQFQLCDVFIEIIKPYFTDNDPAYESARRFAQDTLWLCLDYGLRLLHPFMPFVTEELWQRLPSKKDFTRKESIMICEYPSLVECWTNEDVELEMNMVDSLVKSLRALRSQLPPNERHERRAAFIQCRTNDTYETIKNHELEIVTLATLSSLNVLSESDDKPVGCKVDVVNEILSVYLKLRGSINVDAEHDKIKKKMEDVKIQCDGLKKKTSAPGYQEKVPASIRANNEAKMATLLQELLSLKEASEHLERENAASHES, encoded by the exons ATGGAGTCGAAGGAGTTGACGCAGAAAGAGCTCGAcaataaaaagaagaaagaagaaaag GCTAGAGAGAAGGAGTTGAAAAAACTTAAGGCGGCGCAAAAAACAGAGGCAGCCAAACTTCAG GCACAACAAGCAGCTAATGATCCAAAGCccgtgaagaaaaaaaattctagaagAGAAGTGGAGGAGGAAAACCCCGAGGATTATAAGGACCCAGAAACAACTTTGGGTGAGAAGAAAAAATTATCTAGTCAAATGGCAAAAACTTACAATCCCAACGCAGTCGAGAGCAC GTGGTATGAATGGTGGGAAAAGTCTAAATTTTTTGAGGCAGATGCGAAGAGCTCCAACAAGCCTTTTGTCATT GTTCTACCTCCACCTAATGTTACGGGGGCCTTACATATTGGTCATGCTCTTACTGCAGCGATCCAG GATACAATTATTCGCTGGAGGCGGATGTCTGGATATAATACATTGTGGGTACCTGGTATGGACCATGCTGGAATTGCCACACAG GTGGTCGTCGAGAAGAAAATTATGAGGGAAACGAAAATGACTAGGCATGATGTTGGTCGGGAAGCATTTGTCAATGAA GTTTGGAAATGGAAGAATGAGCACGGGGGCACCATACTGAAGCAACTTCGATGTTTGGGAGCATCTTTGGATTGGTCTCGCGAG TGTTTTACCATGGATGAGAAGAGATCAATGGCTGTGACCGAGGCTTTTGTAAGACTTTACAAGGAAGGCCTTATATATAG agATCTGCGTCTAGTGAACTGGGATTGTGTCTTGAGGACAGCAATATCTGATATCGAG GTAGAATATATAGAAATCAAAGAGAGAACGCCATTGCGTGTTCCTGGATACCAAAAACCTGTGGAGTTTGGAGTGCTGACTTCATTTGCTTATCCTTTGGAAGGAGGTTTAGGAGAGATTGTTGTGGCAACTACAAGGGTGGAAACAATGTTGGGTGATACTGCAATTGCTATACATCCAAATGACACAAGATATAGCCATGTTCATGGGAAATTTGCCATCCATCCTTTCAATGGGAGGAAACTGCCCATAGTTTGCGATGCAGTACTTGTAGATATGAATTTTGGTACTGGCGCTGTTAAG ataACACCGGCCCATGATCCTAACGATTTCGACGTTGGAAAGCGTCATAATCTTGAGTTTATCAACATTTTTAGTGATGATGGAAAGATAAATAGCAATGGTGGTCCAGAATTTGTTGGGATGCCACGATTTGAAGCTCGTGTGGCTCTGATAGAAGCATTAAAGGAAAAG GGACTTTATAGAGGTGATAAAAATAATGAGATGCGCCTTGGAATTTGTTCGAGAAGCAATGATGTGGTGGAGCCCCTCATAAAGCCCCAGTGGTATGTCAACTGCAAAAGCATGGCTCAACAAGGTCTTGATGCCGTCATGGATGGAACAAATCCAAAAATGGAGATCATCCCAAAACAATATGTGGCTGAATGGAAAAG ATGGCTTGAAAATATTCGTGATTGGTGCATCTCAAGGCAATTGTGGTGGGGTCATCGTGTTCCGGCATGGTATGCGATGTTGGATGATGACGAATTGAAGGAACTTGGTGCATACAATGACCATTGGGTGGTTGCTAGGAATGAGGAAGAGGCTTATGAGGAGGCTAGCAAAATATTTACGGGAAAGAACTTCCAGTTGTTCCATGATCCAGATGTTTTAGATACTTGGTTTTCTTCTGGTCTTTTTCCAATATCTGTGTTGGGTTGGCCAGATGATACTGATGATCTAAAAGCATTCTATCCAACATCTGTCCTGGAAACCGGTCATGACATCCTCTTTTTCTGGGTTGCTCGTATGGTGATGTTGGGAATGAAGCTTGGAGGTGATGTACCCTTTGGGAAG GTTTACTTGCATCCTATGATCAGGGATGCACATGGACGCAAAATGTCAAAGTCGTTAGGAAATGTCATTGATCCTCTAGAAGTGATTAATGGGGTAACCTTGAAAGATCTTCACAAAAGACTGGAGGAGGGTAATTTGGATCCTAGTGAATTGAAAACTGCTAAAGAAGGTCAAGTGAAGGACTTTCCTAATGGTATTCCTGAATGTGGTGCAGATGCTCTGCGATTTGCACTTGTCTCATACACAGCTCAg TCAGACAAAATAAATCTGGACATTCAAAGGGTTGTTGGATACCGGCAATGGTGTAACAAGCTCTGGAATGCGACAAGGTTTGCTATGAGTAAACTTGGAGATGATTACATTCCTCCAGCAAAGATTGTTCCTGCTGCCATGCCTTTCAGCTGCAAGTGGATACTCTCTATGCTGAACAAAGCTATATCAAAAAGTGTTGTGTCTCTAGATTCCTATGAATTTTCTGATGCCGCATCAGCTGTATATtcatggtggcaatttcaattgtgtgatgtttttattgaaataattaagCCATATTTTACTGATAATGATCCGGCATATGAGTCTGCAAGAAGATTTGCACAAGATACTTTGTGGCTGTGTTTGGATTATGGTTTACGGTTACTTCATCCTTTCATGCCCTTCGTCACTGAAGAATTGTGGCAGCGCCTTCCTTCTAAGAAAGATTTTACAAGGAAAGAATCAATTATGATATGTGAATATCCATCACTCGTGGAG TGTTGGACCAATGAAGATGTTGAGTTGGAGATGAATATGGTCGATTCTCTAGTGAAATCACTGAGGGCCCTTCGGTCACAGTTACCGCCAAATGAGAGACACGAAAg GCGAGCAGCTTTTATTCAATGTCGAACAAACGATACTTATGAAACCATCAAGAACCATGAACTGGAGATTGTTACTCTTGCCACATTATCGTCTCTGAAT GTTTTGAGTGAGAGTGATGATAAGCCAGTGGGTTGTAAAGTGGACGTGGTCAACGAAATTCTTTCAGTTTACCTCAAGTTGCGAGGGAGCATTAATGTGGACGCTGAACACGACAAGATCAAGAAGAAGATGGAGGATGTAAAGAT CCAATGTGATGGCTTGAAGAAAAAAACAAGTGCTCCGGGATACCAAGAAAAGGTCCCAGCCAGTATTCGTGCGAACAATGAAGCTAAAATGGCGACATTGTTGCAAGAGCTGTTGTCCCTAAAGGAAGCTAGTGAGCATCTCGAACGAGAAAACGCAGCATCTCATGAATCTTGA
- the LOC140965800 gene encoding valine--tRNA ligase, mitochondrial 1-like isoform X4, translating into MSGYNTLWVPGMDHAGIATQVVVEKKIMRETKMTRHDVGREAFVNEVWKWKNEHGGTILKQLRCLGASLDWSRECFTMDEKRSMAVTEAFVRLYKEGLIYRDLRLVNWDCVLRTAISDIEVEYIEIKERTPLRVPGYQKPVEFGVLTSFAYPLEGGLGEIVVATTRVETMLGDTAIAIHPNDTRYSHVHGKFAIHPFNGRKLPIVCDAVLVDMNFGTGAVKITPAHDPNDFDVGKRHNLEFINIFSDDGKINSNGGPEFVGMPRFEARVALIEALKEKGLYRGDKNNEMRLGICSRSNDVVEPLIKPQWYVNCKSMAQQGLDAVMDGTNPKMEIIPKQYVAEWKRWLENIRDWCISRQLWWGHRVPAWYAMLDDDELKELGAYNDHWVVARNEEEAYEEASKIFTGKNFQLFHDPDVLDTWFSSGLFPISVLGWPDDTDDLKAFYPTSVLETGHDILFFWVARMVMLGMKLGGDVPFGKVYLHPMIRDAHGRKMSKSLGNVIDPLEVINGVTLKDLHKRLEEGNLDPSELKTAKEGQVKDFPNGIPECGADALRFALVSYTAQSDKINLDIQRVVGYRQWCNKLWNATRFAMSKLGDDYIPPAKIVPAAMPFSCKWILSMLNKAISKSVVSLDSYEFSDAASAVYSWWQFQLCDVFIEIIKPYFTDNDPAYESARRFAQDTLWLCLDYGLRLLHPFMPFVTEELWQRLPSKKDFTRKESIMICEYPSLVECWTNEDVELEMNMVDSLVKSLRALRSQLPPNERHERRAAFIQCRTNDTYETIKNHELEIVTLATLSSLNVLSESDDKPVGCKVDVVNEILSVYLKLRGSINVDAEHDKIKKKMEDVKIQCDGLKKKTSAPGYQEKVPASIRANNEAKMATLLQELLSLKEASEHLERENAASHES; encoded by the exons ATGTCTGGATATAATACATTGTGGGTACCTGGTATGGACCATGCTGGAATTGCCACACAG GTGGTCGTCGAGAAGAAAATTATGAGGGAAACGAAAATGACTAGGCATGATGTTGGTCGGGAAGCATTTGTCAATGAA GTTTGGAAATGGAAGAATGAGCACGGGGGCACCATACTGAAGCAACTTCGATGTTTGGGAGCATCTTTGGATTGGTCTCGCGAG TGTTTTACCATGGATGAGAAGAGATCAATGGCTGTGACCGAGGCTTTTGTAAGACTTTACAAGGAAGGCCTTATATATAG agATCTGCGTCTAGTGAACTGGGATTGTGTCTTGAGGACAGCAATATCTGATATCGAG GTAGAATATATAGAAATCAAAGAGAGAACGCCATTGCGTGTTCCTGGATACCAAAAACCTGTGGAGTTTGGAGTGCTGACTTCATTTGCTTATCCTTTGGAAGGAGGTTTAGGAGAGATTGTTGTGGCAACTACAAGGGTGGAAACAATGTTGGGTGATACTGCAATTGCTATACATCCAAATGACACAAGATATAGCCATGTTCATGGGAAATTTGCCATCCATCCTTTCAATGGGAGGAAACTGCCCATAGTTTGCGATGCAGTACTTGTAGATATGAATTTTGGTACTGGCGCTGTTAAG ataACACCGGCCCATGATCCTAACGATTTCGACGTTGGAAAGCGTCATAATCTTGAGTTTATCAACATTTTTAGTGATGATGGAAAGATAAATAGCAATGGTGGTCCAGAATTTGTTGGGATGCCACGATTTGAAGCTCGTGTGGCTCTGATAGAAGCATTAAAGGAAAAG GGACTTTATAGAGGTGATAAAAATAATGAGATGCGCCTTGGAATTTGTTCGAGAAGCAATGATGTGGTGGAGCCCCTCATAAAGCCCCAGTGGTATGTCAACTGCAAAAGCATGGCTCAACAAGGTCTTGATGCCGTCATGGATGGAACAAATCCAAAAATGGAGATCATCCCAAAACAATATGTGGCTGAATGGAAAAG ATGGCTTGAAAATATTCGTGATTGGTGCATCTCAAGGCAATTGTGGTGGGGTCATCGTGTTCCGGCATGGTATGCGATGTTGGATGATGACGAATTGAAGGAACTTGGTGCATACAATGACCATTGGGTGGTTGCTAGGAATGAGGAAGAGGCTTATGAGGAGGCTAGCAAAATATTTACGGGAAAGAACTTCCAGTTGTTCCATGATCCAGATGTTTTAGATACTTGGTTTTCTTCTGGTCTTTTTCCAATATCTGTGTTGGGTTGGCCAGATGATACTGATGATCTAAAAGCATTCTATCCAACATCTGTCCTGGAAACCGGTCATGACATCCTCTTTTTCTGGGTTGCTCGTATGGTGATGTTGGGAATGAAGCTTGGAGGTGATGTACCCTTTGGGAAG GTTTACTTGCATCCTATGATCAGGGATGCACATGGACGCAAAATGTCAAAGTCGTTAGGAAATGTCATTGATCCTCTAGAAGTGATTAATGGGGTAACCTTGAAAGATCTTCACAAAAGACTGGAGGAGGGTAATTTGGATCCTAGTGAATTGAAAACTGCTAAAGAAGGTCAAGTGAAGGACTTTCCTAATGGTATTCCTGAATGTGGTGCAGATGCTCTGCGATTTGCACTTGTCTCATACACAGCTCAg TCAGACAAAATAAATCTGGACATTCAAAGGGTTGTTGGATACCGGCAATGGTGTAACAAGCTCTGGAATGCGACAAGGTTTGCTATGAGTAAACTTGGAGATGATTACATTCCTCCAGCAAAGATTGTTCCTGCTGCCATGCCTTTCAGCTGCAAGTGGATACTCTCTATGCTGAACAAAGCTATATCAAAAAGTGTTGTGTCTCTAGATTCCTATGAATTTTCTGATGCCGCATCAGCTGTATATtcatggtggcaatttcaattgtgtgatgtttttattgaaataattaagCCATATTTTACTGATAATGATCCGGCATATGAGTCTGCAAGAAGATTTGCACAAGATACTTTGTGGCTGTGTTTGGATTATGGTTTACGGTTACTTCATCCTTTCATGCCCTTCGTCACTGAAGAATTGTGGCAGCGCCTTCCTTCTAAGAAAGATTTTACAAGGAAAGAATCAATTATGATATGTGAATATCCATCACTCGTGGAG TGTTGGACCAATGAAGATGTTGAGTTGGAGATGAATATGGTCGATTCTCTAGTGAAATCACTGAGGGCCCTTCGGTCACAGTTACCGCCAAATGAGAGACACGAAAg GCGAGCAGCTTTTATTCAATGTCGAACAAACGATACTTATGAAACCATCAAGAACCATGAACTGGAGATTGTTACTCTTGCCACATTATCGTCTCTGAAT GTTTTGAGTGAGAGTGATGATAAGCCAGTGGGTTGTAAAGTGGACGTGGTCAACGAAATTCTTTCAGTTTACCTCAAGTTGCGAGGGAGCATTAATGTGGACGCTGAACACGACAAGATCAAGAAGAAGATGGAGGATGTAAAGAT CCAATGTGATGGCTTGAAGAAAAAAACAAGTGCTCCGGGATACCAAGAAAAGGTCCCAGCCAGTATTCGTGCGAACAATGAAGCTAAAATGGCGACATTGTTGCAAGAGCTGTTGTCCCTAAAGGAAGCTAGTGAGCATCTCGAACGAGAAAACGCAGCATCTCATGAATCTTGA
- the LOC140965800 gene encoding valine--tRNA ligase, mitochondrial 1-like isoform X2 encodes MAKTYNPNAVESTWYEWWEKSKFFEADAKSSNKPFVIVLPPPNVTGALHIGHALTAAIQDTIIRWRRMSGYNTLWVPGMDHAGIATQVVVEKKIMRETKMTRHDVGREAFVNEVWKWKNEHGGTILKQLRCLGASLDWSRECFTMDEKRSMAVTEAFVRLYKEGLIYRDLRLVNWDCVLRTAISDIEVEYIEIKERTPLRVPGYQKPVEFGVLTSFAYPLEGGLGEIVVATTRVETMLGDTAIAIHPNDTRYSHVHGKFAIHPFNGRKLPIVCDAVLVDMNFGTGAVKITPAHDPNDFDVGKRHNLEFINIFSDDGKINSNGGPEFVGMPRFEARVALIEALKEKGLYRGDKNNEMRLGICSRSNDVVEPLIKPQWYVNCKSMAQQGLDAVMDGTNPKMEIIPKQYVAEWKRWLENIRDWCISRQLWWGHRVPAWYAMLDDDELKELGAYNDHWVVARNEEEAYEEASKIFTGKNFQLFHDPDVLDTWFSSGLFPISVLGWPDDTDDLKAFYPTSVLETGHDILFFWVARMVMLGMKLGGDVPFGKVYLHPMIRDAHGRKMSKSLGNVIDPLEVINGVTLKDLHKRLEEGNLDPSELKTAKEGQVKDFPNGIPECGADALRFALVSYTAQSDKINLDIQRVVGYRQWCNKLWNATRFAMSKLGDDYIPPAKIVPAAMPFSCKWILSMLNKAISKSVVSLDSYEFSDAASAVYSWWQFQLCDVFIEIIKPYFTDNDPAYESARRFAQDTLWLCLDYGLRLLHPFMPFVTEELWQRLPSKKDFTRKESIMICEYPSLVECWTNEDVELEMNMVDSLVKSLRALRSQLPPNERHERRAAFIQCRTNDTYETIKNHELEIVTLATLSSLNVLSESDDKPVGCKVDVVNEILSVYLKLRGSINVDAEHDKIKKKMEDVKIQCDGLKKKTSAPGYQEKVPASIRANNEAKMATLLQELLSLKEASEHLERENAASHES; translated from the exons ATGGCAAAAACTTACAATCCCAACGCAGTCGAGAGCAC GTGGTATGAATGGTGGGAAAAGTCTAAATTTTTTGAGGCAGATGCGAAGAGCTCCAACAAGCCTTTTGTCATT GTTCTACCTCCACCTAATGTTACGGGGGCCTTACATATTGGTCATGCTCTTACTGCAGCGATCCAG GATACAATTATTCGCTGGAGGCGGATGTCTGGATATAATACATTGTGGGTACCTGGTATGGACCATGCTGGAATTGCCACACAG GTGGTCGTCGAGAAGAAAATTATGAGGGAAACGAAAATGACTAGGCATGATGTTGGTCGGGAAGCATTTGTCAATGAA GTTTGGAAATGGAAGAATGAGCACGGGGGCACCATACTGAAGCAACTTCGATGTTTGGGAGCATCTTTGGATTGGTCTCGCGAG TGTTTTACCATGGATGAGAAGAGATCAATGGCTGTGACCGAGGCTTTTGTAAGACTTTACAAGGAAGGCCTTATATATAG agATCTGCGTCTAGTGAACTGGGATTGTGTCTTGAGGACAGCAATATCTGATATCGAG GTAGAATATATAGAAATCAAAGAGAGAACGCCATTGCGTGTTCCTGGATACCAAAAACCTGTGGAGTTTGGAGTGCTGACTTCATTTGCTTATCCTTTGGAAGGAGGTTTAGGAGAGATTGTTGTGGCAACTACAAGGGTGGAAACAATGTTGGGTGATACTGCAATTGCTATACATCCAAATGACACAAGATATAGCCATGTTCATGGGAAATTTGCCATCCATCCTTTCAATGGGAGGAAACTGCCCATAGTTTGCGATGCAGTACTTGTAGATATGAATTTTGGTACTGGCGCTGTTAAG ataACACCGGCCCATGATCCTAACGATTTCGACGTTGGAAAGCGTCATAATCTTGAGTTTATCAACATTTTTAGTGATGATGGAAAGATAAATAGCAATGGTGGTCCAGAATTTGTTGGGATGCCACGATTTGAAGCTCGTGTGGCTCTGATAGAAGCATTAAAGGAAAAG GGACTTTATAGAGGTGATAAAAATAATGAGATGCGCCTTGGAATTTGTTCGAGAAGCAATGATGTGGTGGAGCCCCTCATAAAGCCCCAGTGGTATGTCAACTGCAAAAGCATGGCTCAACAAGGTCTTGATGCCGTCATGGATGGAACAAATCCAAAAATGGAGATCATCCCAAAACAATATGTGGCTGAATGGAAAAG ATGGCTTGAAAATATTCGTGATTGGTGCATCTCAAGGCAATTGTGGTGGGGTCATCGTGTTCCGGCATGGTATGCGATGTTGGATGATGACGAATTGAAGGAACTTGGTGCATACAATGACCATTGGGTGGTTGCTAGGAATGAGGAAGAGGCTTATGAGGAGGCTAGCAAAATATTTACGGGAAAGAACTTCCAGTTGTTCCATGATCCAGATGTTTTAGATACTTGGTTTTCTTCTGGTCTTTTTCCAATATCTGTGTTGGGTTGGCCAGATGATACTGATGATCTAAAAGCATTCTATCCAACATCTGTCCTGGAAACCGGTCATGACATCCTCTTTTTCTGGGTTGCTCGTATGGTGATGTTGGGAATGAAGCTTGGAGGTGATGTACCCTTTGGGAAG GTTTACTTGCATCCTATGATCAGGGATGCACATGGACGCAAAATGTCAAAGTCGTTAGGAAATGTCATTGATCCTCTAGAAGTGATTAATGGGGTAACCTTGAAAGATCTTCACAAAAGACTGGAGGAGGGTAATTTGGATCCTAGTGAATTGAAAACTGCTAAAGAAGGTCAAGTGAAGGACTTTCCTAATGGTATTCCTGAATGTGGTGCAGATGCTCTGCGATTTGCACTTGTCTCATACACAGCTCAg TCAGACAAAATAAATCTGGACATTCAAAGGGTTGTTGGATACCGGCAATGGTGTAACAAGCTCTGGAATGCGACAAGGTTTGCTATGAGTAAACTTGGAGATGATTACATTCCTCCAGCAAAGATTGTTCCTGCTGCCATGCCTTTCAGCTGCAAGTGGATACTCTCTATGCTGAACAAAGCTATATCAAAAAGTGTTGTGTCTCTAGATTCCTATGAATTTTCTGATGCCGCATCAGCTGTATATtcatggtggcaatttcaattgtgtgatgtttttattgaaataattaagCCATATTTTACTGATAATGATCCGGCATATGAGTCTGCAAGAAGATTTGCACAAGATACTTTGTGGCTGTGTTTGGATTATGGTTTACGGTTACTTCATCCTTTCATGCCCTTCGTCACTGAAGAATTGTGGCAGCGCCTTCCTTCTAAGAAAGATTTTACAAGGAAAGAATCAATTATGATATGTGAATATCCATCACTCGTGGAG TGTTGGACCAATGAAGATGTTGAGTTGGAGATGAATATGGTCGATTCTCTAGTGAAATCACTGAGGGCCCTTCGGTCACAGTTACCGCCAAATGAGAGACACGAAAg GCGAGCAGCTTTTATTCAATGTCGAACAAACGATACTTATGAAACCATCAAGAACCATGAACTGGAGATTGTTACTCTTGCCACATTATCGTCTCTGAAT GTTTTGAGTGAGAGTGATGATAAGCCAGTGGGTTGTAAAGTGGACGTGGTCAACGAAATTCTTTCAGTTTACCTCAAGTTGCGAGGGAGCATTAATGTGGACGCTGAACACGACAAGATCAAGAAGAAGATGGAGGATGTAAAGAT CCAATGTGATGGCTTGAAGAAAAAAACAAGTGCTCCGGGATACCAAGAAAAGGTCCCAGCCAGTATTCGTGCGAACAATGAAGCTAAAATGGCGACATTGTTGCAAGAGCTGTTGTCCCTAAAGGAAGCTAGTGAGCATCTCGAACGAGAAAACGCAGCATCTCATGAATCTTGA